Proteins encoded within one genomic window of Triticum aestivum cultivar Chinese Spring chromosome 2D, IWGSC CS RefSeq v2.1, whole genome shotgun sequence:
- the LOC123053100 gene encoding protein DETOXIFICATION 16, with the protein MLPNMEEPLVGGRSEKTGGPGESLLVIEVKKQLYLAGPLIVGSLLQNVVQMISVMFVGHLGELDLSSASIATSFAGVTGFSLLAGMSSSLDTLCGQAFGAKQYHLLGIYKQRAILVLTPLSVVVAVIWAYTGQILLFFGQDPEIAMGAGSYIRWMIPALFVYGPLQCHVRFLQTQNIVHPVMLSSGVTALNHILVCWLLVYKLGLGNKGAALANTISYLTNLLILALYIRLSPSCKRTWTGLSMEAFRDILSFLRLAVPSALMVCLEWWSFELLVLFSGFLPNPKLEASVLSISLNTLSLVFRIPSGLGAAISTRVSNELGAGRPEAARLATHVIMALGLVSSVSVGLAIILVRNLWGYAYSNEKEVVEYIARMMPILAMTFLFDDLQCVLSGIVRGCGFQKIGAYVNLSAYYLVGIPAALYFAFVYHLGGMGLWFGLTCGLVVQTVLLLSITLRTNWDKEALKAKDRVFSSSLPVDLAT; encoded by the exons ATGCTGCCAAACATGGAGGAGCCCCTTGTTGGGGGCAGGAGTGAGAAGACAGGAGGGCCAGGAGAGAGCCTCCTAGTGATTGAGGTCAAGAAGCAGTTGTACCTTGCCGGGCCTCTAATCGTCGGAAGCCTCCTGCAGAACGTCGTCCAGATGATATCAGTCATGTTTGTGGGTCATCTCGGTGAGCTCGATCTCTCGAGTGCCTCCATCGCCACCTCCTTCGCCGGTGTCACCGGCTTCAGCTTGTTG GCCGGCATGTCGAGCAGCTTGGACACACTGTGTGGGCAAGCCTTCGGAGCAAAGCAGTACCATCTTCTTGGCATCTACAAGCAGAGGGCAATCCTTGTGCTCACTCCTCTGAGCGTCGTGGTTGCTGTGATATGGGCATACACTGGCCAGATCCTCCTCTTCTTCGGCCAGGACCCTGAGATTGCCATGGGAGCAGGGAGCTACATCCGTTGGATGATCCCGGCGCTGTTCGTCTACGGCCCGCTACAGTGCCATGTCCGGTTCCTACAAACGCAGAACATCGTCCACCCGGTGATGCTGAGCTCAGGTGTCACCGCACTGAACCATATCTTGGTGTGCTGGTTGCTGGTTTACAAGCTTGGCCTGGGCAACAAGGGTGCTGCCTTGGCCAATACAATCTCTTACCTGACCAATCTGCTCATCCTGGCTCTCTACATCAGGCTCTCTCCATCCTGTAAGAGGACTTGGACAGGGTTGTCAATGGAGGCGTTTCGCGACATCCTTAGCTTTTTGAGGCTTGCCGTTCCATCTGCTCTCATGGTTTG TTTGGAGTGGTGGTCATTTGAGCTGCTTGTACTTTTTTCTGGATTTCTTCCAAATCCTAAGCTCGAGGCGTCGGTGTTGTCCATCAG TTTAAATACTCTTTCACTAGTATTCAGAATCCCATCTGGGCTTGGTGCAGCTATAAG CACCCGAGTATCAAacgagcttggcgctgggcggcCTGAGGCTGCCCGTTTAGCGACCCATGTGATCATGGCTCTGGGTCTTGTGTCGAGCGTATCGGTCGGTCTTGCTATCATTTTGGTGCGCAATTTATGGGGGTACGCGTACAGCAACGAAAAGGAAGTGGTGGAATACATTGCCAGAATGATGCCAATTCTTGCCATGACATTCTTGTTTGATGACCTGCAGTGTGTCCTTTCAG GTATCGTTAGGGGCTGTGGCTTCCAGAAGATTGGCGCGTATGTCAATCTCAGCGCGTACTACCTTGTCGGCATCCCCGCGGCTTTATATTTTGCTTTTGTGTACCATCTTGGTGGAATG GGGCTGTGGTTCGGATTAACCTGCGGGCTTGTCGTGCAGACAGTGTTGCTCCTGTCCATCACCCTGCGAACCAACTGGGACAAAGAA GCTTTGAAGGCAAAGGACAGGGTTTTCAGTTCTTCCCTGCCTGTAGACTTGGCAACATGA